The following proteins are co-located in the Vigna angularis cultivar LongXiaoDou No.4 chromosome 2, ASM1680809v1, whole genome shotgun sequence genome:
- the LOC108321673 gene encoding bidirectional sugar transporter N3, whose amino-acid sequence MLITHHTLAFAFGMLGNVISFLVFLAPVPTFYRIYKKKSTESFQSLPYLVALFSSMLWLYYAWLKKNAVLLITINSFGCVIEIIYIVLYITYATRDARNLTIKLFSAMNMGSFALILIVTNFVVHGPLRVQVLGWICVSISVSVFAAPLSIVAQVVRTKSVEFMPFNLSFTLTLSAIMWFGYGLFLKDICIALPNVLGFVLGLLQMVLYGIYKKGNKKSNKMEKNIPQEPLKNIVVASPMGTGEVFPVEEDEEEKKNQVEREEKKKQECEV is encoded by the exons ATGCTTATCACTCACCATACTTTGGCATTTGCATTTGGCATGCTGG GTAATGTCATTTCGTTCTTGGTATTCTTGGCTCCAGT GCCAACATTTTACCGGATATACAAGAAGAAATCAACGGAAAGTTTTCAGTCATTGCCTTACTTAGTAGCATTATTCAGCTCAATGCTTTGGTTGTACTATGCATGGCTGAAAAAAAATGCTGTTCTCCTCATTACCATTAACTCATTCGGATGTGTCATAGAGATCATCTACATCGTCTTGTACATCACCTATGCAACCAGGGATGCTAGG AACTTGACCATCAAGCTGTTTTCGGCGATGAACATGGGCTCCTTTGCTTTGATATTGATAGTCACAAACTTTGTCGTGCATGGTCCCCTTCGTGTGCAAGTTCTGGGATGGATTTGTGTTTCCATTTCCGTCAGTGTTTTTGCAGCACCACTCAGCATTGTG GCGCAAGTTGTTCGCACGAAGAGTGTAGAGTTTATGCCTTTCAATTTGTCATTTACCCTTACATTGAGCGCCATAATGTGGTTTGGTTATGGTCTCTTTCTCAAGGACATATGCATAGCT CTCCCGAATGTGCTTGGTTTTGTGCTGGGGTTGCTTCAGATGGTGCTGTACGGAATTTacaaaaaaggaaataaaaagagtaataaaatggaaaagaatATTCCACAAGAGCCACTGAAGAACATTGTTGTAGCGAGCCCGATGGGAACTGGAGAAGTGTTTCCCgtggaggaagatgaagaagaaaaaaagaaccaagttgaaagagaggagaaaaagaaacaagagTGCGAGGTCTGA
- the LOC108321676 gene encoding bidirectional sugar transporter N3 has translation MAISHSTLAFAFGMLGNVISFLVFLAPITTFYRIVKKKSTEGFQSLPYLVALFSSMLWLYYALLKKDAFLLLTINSFGCVIEMIYIILYITYAARDARKLTLKLFLAMNVGSFVLILLVTHFAVHGSLRVQVLGWICVSLSISVFAAPLSIVAQVVRTRSVEFMPFNLSFTLTLSAIMWFGYGLFLKDICIALPNVLGFALGLIQMVLYAIYRNGNKKVDKMQKKAQVEQLKSGEVFHVEENEQEQKKEETMAEKESDEPNDCRV, from the exons ATGGCAATCAGCCACAGTACTTTGGCCTTTGCTTTCGGCATGCTAG GTAACGTCATTTCGTTTTTGGTATTCTTGGCTCCAAT AACAACATTTTACCGAATAGTGAAGAAGAAATCAACCGAGGGATTTCAGTCACTGCCTTACCTGGTGGCATTGTTCAGTTCGATGCTTTGGTTATACTATGCCTTACTAAAAAAAGACGCTTTTCTTCTCTTGACCATTAACTCATTTGGATGTGTGATTGAGATGATCTACATCATCTTGTACATCACCTATGCGGCAAGGGATGCTAGG AAGCTAACTTTGAAGCTATTTTTGGCAATGAATGTGGGGTCCTTTGTTCTGATCCTCTTAGTCACACATTTTGCTGTGCATGGTTCCCTCCGTGTCCAAGTTCTTGGATGGATATGTGTTTCTCTTTCGATTAGCGTCTTTGCAGCACCACTCAGCATTGTG GCACAAGTTGTTCGGACAAGGAGTGTTGAGTTTATGCCTTTCAATCTGTCATTCACCCTCACATTGAGTGCCATAATGTGGTTTGGTTATGGTCTCTTTCTCAAGGACATATGCATTGCT CTTCCAAATGTACTTGGTTTTGCACTTGGATTAATTCAGATGGTGCTTTATGCCATTTACCGGAATGGCAATAAGAAGGTTGATAAAATGCAAAAGAAGGCACAGGTAGAGCAACTGAAAAGTGGTGAGGTGTTTCATGTGGAGGAAAACGAGCAAGAACAGAAGAAGGAAGAGACTATGGCGGAGAAGGAAAGTGATGAACCTAACGATTGCAGGGTCTAA
- the LOC108321729 gene encoding NAC domain-containing protein 83, with protein MEKLNFVKNGELRLPPGFRFHPTDEELVVQYLKRKVFSFPLPASVIHEFDVCKSDPWDLPGDLEKERYFFSTKEPKYPNGNRSNRATSSGYWKATGLDKQILTSKGNQVVGMKKTLVFYRGKPPHGSRTDWIMHEYRLLNPPSQVPMENWVLCRIFLKRRSGCRNGEEKEMESLRGRVDNRKVRKLKMVFYDFLAQKKTDCSSSAGSGITHESDENEESSSSNTFPYVRRKP; from the exons ATGGAGAAACTGAATTTTGTGAAGAATGGGGAGCTCAGATTGCCTCCGGGCTTCCGTTTCCACCCAACCGACGAGGAATTGGTTGTGCAATACTTAAAGCGCAAGGTTTTCTCCTTCCCTTTGCCAGCCTCCGTCATTCATGAGTTTGATGTTTGCAAGTCTGATCCTTGGGATTTGCCAG GTGATTTAGAGAAAGAGAGGTACTTCTTCAGCACCAAAGAGCCCAAATATCCTAACGGCAACCGCTCCAACAGAGCCACCAGTTCAGGTTACTGGAAGGCCACTGGGTTGgacaaacaaattttaacttcAAAAGGGAACCAAGTAGTGGGAATGAAGAAGACACTTGTTTTCTACAGAGGAAAGCCACCTCATGGATCCAGAACCGATTGGATCATGCATGAGTATCGCCTCCTTAACCCTCCGTCTCAG GTTCCCATGGAAAACTGGGTTCTGTGTCGCATATTTTTGAAGAGGAGAAGTGGTTGTAGAAACGGGGAGGAGAAGGAGATGGAGAGTTTGAGAGGCAGAGTGGATAACCGGAAGGTGAGGAAGTTGAAGATGGTGTTTTATGACTTTTTGGCGCAGAAGAAGACTGATTGCTCATCTTCTGCCGGCAGTGGAATTACCCATGAATCAGATGAGAATGAAGAGAGTAGTAGCTCCAACACCTTCCCTTATGTTAGAAGAAAACCTTGA
- the LOC108321636 gene encoding NAC domain-containing protein 83, whose translation MEKLNFVKNGELRLPPGFRFHPTDEELVVQYLKRKVFSFPLPASVIPEFDVCKSDPWDLPGDLEKERYFFSTKEPKYPNGNRSNRATGSGYWKATGLDKQILTSKGNQVVGMKKTLVFYRGKPPHGSRTDWIMHEYRLLNPPSQVAMENWVLCRIFLKRRSGCRNREEKEMESLRGGVVNRKVRKSKMVFYNFLEQSKTDSSSSSGSGITHESDEHEESSSSDTFPYFRRKP comes from the exons ATGGAAAAACTGAATTTTGTGAAGAACGGGGAGCTCAGATTGCCTCCGGGCTTCCGTTTCCACCCAACCGACGAGGAATTGGTTGTGCAATACTTAAAGCGCAAGGTTTTCTCCTTCCCTTTGCCAGCCTCCGTCATTCCTGAGTTTGATGTTTGCAAGTCTGATCCTTGGGATTTGCCAG GTGATTTAGAGAAAGAGAGGTACTTTTTCAGCACCAAAGAACCCAAATATCCTAACGGCAATCGCTCCAACAGAGCCACCGGTTCAGGTTACTGGAAGGCCACTGGGTTGgacaaacaaattttaacttcAAAAGGGAACCAAGTAGTGGGAATGAAGAAGACACTTGTTTTCTACAGAGGAAAGCCACCTCATGGATCCAGAACCGATTGGATCATGCATGAGTATCGCCTCCTTAACCCTCCGTCTCAG GTTGCCATGGAAAACTGGGTTCTGTGTCGCATATTTTTGAAGAGAAGAAGTGGTTGTAGAAACAGGGAGGAGAAGGAGATGGAGAGTTTGAGAGGCGGAGTGGTTAATAGGAAGGTGAGGAAGTCGAAGATGGTTTTCTATAACTTTTTGGAACAGAGCAAGACCGATTCCTCGTCTTCTTCCGGCAGTGGAATTACTCACGAATCAGATGAGCATGAAGAGAGCAGTAGCTCCGACACCTTCCCTTATTTTAGAAGAAAACCTTGA